AACAGAGGGAAGTCCGGTCATGCCCAGCAGGGGTTCAGTCCGGCACGGTCGCGCCACGGTCACAGTCCGGTCGCTCACTCGCTGGCCTATGATCGCCCCCGCGTCAGGGGCAGACGGGCCTCTCTGCCTTCTTCTGCCACCATGTCACTGACGCTTCCCCTGCCGGACGCCCCGCCGCGTGCCGGATTCAAGGAGAAGTCATGCCTCACGCCACCCTGGTGACCGACCATGTGGTCTCGCCGCCCATCACCCTCATTCAGACGGTCCGGCGCAGCCTACCCTACCTGAGCGCCGTGCTGGGCATCCATCTGCTGGCCCTCCTGCTCTGGATTCCCTCGGCCCTACACACCCCGCTGCTGTGGGGCGTAGGCTTGACCGCCTACCTGTTTGGTCTGCGCCACGCCTGGGACGCCGACCACATCGCGGTCATCGACAACACCGTACGCAAGTTGCTGCTGCTAGGCCGCACTGCTCACGGCGTCGGGTTGTTTTTCAGCATCGGGCATTCGGCCGTGGTGTTTCTGCTGTCGCTGGCGGCTGCCGTGATCGGCAAAGCGCTGCTGGCACGACAAGATCAGATCGGCGTGCTCGGCAGCTGGGTGGCACCGCTGGTGTCAGGCGCGTACCTGCTGACCGTCGCCTTCGTCAATCTCGCCTCAGCCTACCGTGTGGCAAGAAGCGGTCACGACCACCCGCACGCCCACCACCACGGCGGGCTGCTGTCGCGGCTGATCTCTCCGCTCACCCGGGTGGTTTCGAGGCAGTGGCAGGTATTGCCGCTCGGCTTCCTGATGGGTCTGGGCTTCGACACCGCCAGTGAAGTGGCCCTGCTGGCCCTGGCGGGGGGTGCGGCGCAGCAGGGTCTGAGCCTCCTGGCCATCTTGTCGTTGCCGCTCCTGTTCGCTGCAGGCATGACGCTGCTCGATACGCTCGACGGGGTCGCCATGACCCACGCTTACGCCTGGGCACTTGACAATCCTAGGGCCAAGCGCGGCTACAACCTGCTCGTCACCGGCGTTTCGGGGGCGGTGGCACTCACGATCGGGAGTGTCACGCTCTCGCAGTGGGCCGAAGCGCATTTCGCCGGCGCGGCGCGGACATTCGCGTTCGTCCAGAAGGTAGATGTCTCGCCGCTGGGCTTCTGGCTGGCCGGACTCACGCTGGGGGCGTTCGTCATCACCTGGTGGCGGTTCAGAGGGCCGAGGGCACAGGTCTCTCCCGCTCCCTCCCCTCGTCCACGGTCAGATTCAATCCCGCGCAGTAAGCGGGGTCAATCTGGGTGAATGGAGATAGGAACAAGGACCTGCTCCGCCGATTGGCCGCAAGTGCGAATCATGTCCGGCTCGAGAGGATGACCCGGACTGCGCACCCGTGCTGCTGCCCGCACCCGATCTCCCCCCGCCGACCCTCTGGCTGAGCTTGTCCCCAACCCGTCAACAGCGTCTCTTA
The Deinococcus ruber DNA segment above includes these coding regions:
- a CDS encoding HoxN/HupN/NixA family nickel/cobalt transporter codes for the protein MPHATLVTDHVVSPPITLIQTVRRSLPYLSAVLGIHLLALLLWIPSALHTPLLWGVGLTAYLFGLRHAWDADHIAVIDNTVRKLLLLGRTAHGVGLFFSIGHSAVVFLLSLAAAVIGKALLARQDQIGVLGSWVAPLVSGAYLLTVAFVNLASAYRVARSGHDHPHAHHHGGLLSRLISPLTRVVSRQWQVLPLGFLMGLGFDTASEVALLALAGGAAQQGLSLLAILSLPLLFAAGMTLLDTLDGVAMTHAYAWALDNPRAKRGYNLLVTGVSGAVALTIGSVTLSQWAEAHFAGAARTFAFVQKVDVSPLGFWLAGLTLGAFVITWWRFRGPRAQVSPAPSPRPRSDSIPRSKRGQSG